TTAACTGTTGCTGTGTACTAAACCCTCGTTACAAGtcctaaataaaaaaagaaagcacactCGAATTCCCTCCAAGCGTCTTGAGGTTGTCCCCTCCTTGCCAGGTAATGGCATTAATTGAACAGCTGTGTGGACCGAGAGTAAACCTGTTGGTTCCGGGAATAACTGTGTATCTCTTTGTAATAGTTAAAGATAATACCAAGATGTAGGATATCATAAACTGCAATGGACACAAAAATAGTGTTAAGGACACTCCTAATTTTGAGTGGCTCTAATAACTTCAGAGGGAGCTTGGAAGGTCAGATCTAGGATACTGTAAAGTTACGGTCCCTGAAAGTGTGTATAAAACTTGCATTGAAATCCTTTAACTAACAGATGCTGCATATCTCCCAATCTGAGTATTTTCATAAAAGCTAAGTGGGTGCGTATTTTTAATGCTTCACTATGTTTGGACACCTCCTTAGGGAGCTAGGTCACTCTATGCTCCGCATGGAGGTTTGTGGTCTTGTGATGTGATGTTTTCCTTCATCCACCTGCACAAGCCATGGTGATGGACTGAAGCAGCAAGCCCTTGAATGCAGGGATTTCTAGGCACTGCTTTTGCCTCAAACTCTTGTCTACACATACTGAAATTGTGCTTTAGACATACCCAAATTTCACAAGTGTGGGATTGTTGGTAAGAGGGGTACATGCACGCGGGGTAGTACTGAGTATTTTCTTCCTCTGGTCTGATGTGAAGCAGGATATCTTCTTGTTTTGAGAGACACTATTAAACTTCCAATTCCTGCTAATGATATTTTTGTACACGGTGACCTAATTaaaagcaaaagtgggtgtgTATAGTAACATAAGTAATCTTGTAATATCTTCTTCATAAGGTAAATGTTCTGTTTCGGTGGAGACTTATGAAGGAATACAAGACGCAGAAAAAGTATTGATATACTCCAAGGGTAATCTATATCCTTGCAAATGCCAGTTTTGTGTGCAGGCAGTCTTGCATTCAATTTAAGAAAGTGCTGGGAAAAGCCTTGAGGCTCCTgccagacaatactgggctaaatgGGCAAGTAGTCTCACATCATACTAAACACTTGACCATGCATGTTTTTAAGCACAAGGTGGAGCAAGAAGTATATTTTATTACCTAGATGCGAGGTCACTTTTTTCACTCAAACACAAAGGAACCACTAGGATTTCTTTGCACTAAAGACCAAGGATTCAAGACTGCAGCTAGAGGTTTCTTTTGCAGGTAGTttacttttaaataaaacttGAAACAGAAAATGTCAAATGAGAACACCGGACAAATTTAACTATATCTTTATTGACTTGTGCATATTCCATTGTAATGATTTCCGAGTACTTTGTCatgaatgcattattattatctttctcccATGCTTAAAAAAAGtatatttatacatatttataGAATATTTATATAGAACAAAGCTCTTCTCGACTGTAAATTACCACTTTCAATGAGATTTGCTTTCTTAAAGGGAAAGGAGACGGGGAGGCAAGTCCCACTCTAAAGATAAAATGTGCAATTCTTTATGTAAAGCAGTAAACATATGAATGTATTTAAGCACTTAGCACAAATCTGCAGAGACAACATAATGGCTGCAATGTTGGTGTTTAACAGGTGCATAATCAGTTAGGACTGCTTACCAGTCCTTAGCACTATTGACTGTTTACCAATGCCTGCAAAAAAGGCTCAATTTCCCACAATTTACAATCGCACAGTAGGTAAAGCAGGAAAAAAGCAGACAAATGACCCAATCCCATTTTCAAATGCATACTTTGTGAGAAATCTAAGATGCTGAAGCACATATCTTTAAAATAtctctctcacccccaccccgcacTCTAAAAAGCAAAGCACATTCTGGTCCAGAGAGTTAAAAGTTTCCCAATGTTTTTGTATTGGCCCCTGTAATAAAGATGCAAATAGGCAGCAGAACCTGCTAGACGTAGATAGGCGTTTTGAGAAAACTACCACAGACTTATCCTGTTATCTCTTTGGtagaaagaaaaccccaaatattGTTTGCTGAGGGCATGCCTGCAAAGATGCCCTGCCAAGCCATATCATCACAGCAACTGGTACCAGCTTCTTGCTGGTTCAGTATTGCAGTTTGCACATATTTAAAGTCATCATGTAGAGCAGCTCTCTTGCCACAGCTGGGCAAGGAGGTGATCTACTAGAAGGCCGTTCGCAATTGATGGTGTTGGGCTCATAAATTCTACACCCCCCCATAGGTACTAAAGATACAGGTTTGCAATGTATAGCTGAATTTTGAATTTGCTTTAGTGGTGGgaatggggaaaaggaaagcagcatACAGATGTGTACAGTACACACATTGAACAAGATTGCCACTGATCGCAGTGCTTTAAATATTCACTTTAtggtcattgggggggggtttggggggggggagtgggcatAATGGTACACTCAAGCCTAAATCGGCTCCAGTACATCTAAAAGCCAAACTACACATGAAGCATGTAATCAGCAGAAGAAAAATTACAAAATTGCTAGGTTGCCAGTGTGGGAACAAGGACATCTCCCTTCTCTAACCTCCACCCCTCACCATGCAGCCTTGGGGCAGATGTGAGCTTAATGTTGGTTTTCCTGCACTCAACTATTTAGCAAAGAGAAACAAGCACAGTTGCCAATTCTCTTGGCCCTACAAACCTTTTCAGCTTTCGAGATTAAGCAATACCTTTTCAAGTAGGTtaactgttaaaaaataaataatgggaTGCTTTTCTTGTCCAGGCCAAAGGGTCTACAGAAGTACCTCACTTTGTGTAAGAAGAAGCAGCATGTACTTTTTACACTTGGGATTATAAAGTTAGGGTTATGATGTTTAAAATGTCCAAATGCATTTTGAACCGATCTATCCTCGGCACTCTTTAACTTGTAAGTGGTTTTTAAACACGAAACGGGATCGATACCTTTAAACACTAAAGGCGTTTAAGGCCAACCGGTTGTCGTCAAAAGCAGTTGTGGCTAACCTCTTCTCAAATTTGCTAATCAACAATGCAGacaagaaaatgaaatgcaaaacaaaaccaacatttGCATCACTGAATTTTAAATAGGCATGAATTCAGCTGATGTTGCTCAGAAAAGTATTTTTGAGTTCCATCTACATGTCTGCCCATGTTGTGCTCACTGAATATTCCTGCGTTGTTTTCAAGAATGTCCACATGCCACACACAACATCCAAGGAGATTTGTAAAGAAAATTGCAGCCCAGACATAGAGCATTGTAGTAGACCTGCAAACTCAATTTAAGACTCCgtaagtggggaacctgtggcctttcatagaattgtagttggaaggggaaccccccccccaagggttatctagcccaacgccctgcaatgcaggaatctcagctcaagcatccatgacagatggccaatagtctgggataaggcagcttgtagtcctaacatctggagggccacaggttccccaccctatCTTAGGATAGCTTTATAAATTGAGACAGACATTCAAGAAGAAACAACAGTTACCACTGCTAAGATTAGGACACCATCCAGGGCAAAGATGCAACTTGCCCTTttctgttcacaaactgaagaGATCATGTGAGGCCTAAGCTGTGTTGCCCTGTTCTGTTTCAGTAACTTATCCCTCACATCCACTGTAGGCAATTTAAAATCCTGGAGCACGGTTAACAGATAGAGATGCTGGGAAAATGGGGAAGCATCACACAATTAGCAGGCTTAGTTAACCTCAAAATGAGCGTTATTTTGAAAAAAGGTCCATGGAGAGAGCCCTGCTGCATTCCGTGGGACTTAATGTGAGGTAAGTGTGTAGAACTGCAGCATTAAATGCCTGTAAGATGCAGATACCATTAAGGTATAACATCCGTATgctgcatccatagcagtgacccgaggaggaatgactgctgggagaagaAATGCCACAGTGTGCCTGCAGGAGCACAACCAGCccccttcatctgccccggctgcaacaaaacatgtctcgcCACAgttgctgtaaccttccaacagttcacCCCCAAAAATGCACTCCTACATCGTCTccagagacagatggatgcccatAAACACATCTGGAAAATATGTTCCACATTACCGTTTCTCCAAAGACACCAATGggtagctaaaatggtaccttcTTACCCCTGCTGTTGCTTACTTGTCTGGGCACATTCTTTAATTTAAAAGGACACAAAAATTCACGACATTCTGAAAATGTCAATGTGGATCTTGGTCAGTGTTTGCATTTAAGACGTCGTTTCGTTAAAGCTGGGGAGAGAAATAACAGTACTTCAAAGGCATTGGTTCTAAATTaacaaaagggggcaggggaagtgaGTGAATTAACTGACTTGGCTGCCCAAAGCAATACCACACTCTTTTCTTAGCGAGCCTACACACCTGGCTGTGAGGTTGCTACTAGACAATGGAACAAATCCGGCATATTCCTCACACCACCCAAATgaggtggtcccccccccttttaggccAGCAAGTGGTCCAAGCAGCAACAGAAAGAATAAAGTTGAGCACCAAATGTATTATAAGTAAAAAACATAACCACCGTTTGTTGTAAGACAAGCCAGATATACTAGACAAGCTAAAATGCTGCAATGTAAATGGTTAAGGACACTTTATAAGCACAAAAATAGAAGAAATGAAACTCTGAACACTTTGAAAGTTACCAAAAAAACTGCCATCCGACAGCAgtgcttttaaaatgcacacaatgGTATATTATTGCTCAAGTAAACTATTCTAAAATAGGAAAAATGTGTCCAGGACACATTTGGGGAAGGGAAAACAAGCAGATTCAGCATCAGATGACATAGCACCATTCCTTTCTGCATTCAAGATCCTTCTAGGCCAAAAGCAAAAATGACTCTTAACTTTCTCCAGCTTTTTCTAGGGCGAAATGTTAAGCCTTCCAAATTACCCTACTTTAGATATCTTTCTACAAACAGAGCTCAGGCAGATGGCAgtcattttttaaatgataataataataataaaaaggcaaaCACCACCTCAGCCCCAGAAGCAACTAACTTCTGATTCCTAAGAAAGGCTTACGATGGGCTAATTTTTGAGGTTTGAAAGGTGGCAAGCCCTTTAAACACAAGTTCAGAGCAAATTATCACTGTCCttccccttacacacacacactgcactcaTATGCAATTTAGTAATAGCCAATAATGAGAAAGTTTTACAATCTCTGTGTTGCATCGCACAGCAGATTCAATACTTGCTGCCTGGGCCTGCACATCACTTGAATGGTTTAAGTGGAACGAGCAATGCGCTGCTGGTACACTGGCTCAAAAGTGCACAGCACTAACTCGCCTTTGTTCAGCATGCTACCAACGAGACAAGCCAGAGGCCGCTTGCTGTTGCACGTGAAGCAATATTCATGGTGTGTTCCTCTCCCAACAAAAATCTAGCTGGTTAGCCAAGAAGGATCCTACCATCACATTTTTTGCTTCTCTCCTAACCATAAAGCTGGCTTGCGCACAACAGCAAACCAGCGTCTGGTCTGGTTCCTCGCTGGGCGTGCTAGCAAAAGGAAGAGCGAAGCACGGTCTCTCCAGCACACTGGTCCTTCCTGTTAAGCCATAATTGAGACTGGTGTAAACATAACGCATGAGCTGGGCCGCTGCTTCAGAACTTCCTCGCCTGGTAAAAGTTCTGATTAAATTCCAAAATGCACAACTTGACCTTAGGACAGCGCAGGTTCCTAGGATGAAGAGGTCGACTCGGCTAGAGCATCGCAGGTGACAGGAGCCAAGACTTGGCTCTCATGCCATCACCAAATAAGGTGAAAGGCAATTGCACCATGATCACCCTTTTGCTTTGTGCATTAACAagccattctgcccccccccccgcccacctgcGTGTGAAGAAGCATTTCAACCACTTAAGCAATGCTTGCCCGCCAAGCTGTTGTGGAAATGGGGGTCATATTTGCATGTGTCCCTCTTCAGCCATGCAGAATGTgtatcggggtgtgtgtgtgtccagttggGTGAGAAACCCCATTTTCTCCACACTCCCGGGTTTGCAAGTGCACTTGGCTGAACACGCTCGCAGCAGTCCTGCCCGTAGCCAAGAACCTCGTGCCATCCAGCATCTGAGGTGCAGCCAACTCCTCTCCACAGATACACGTTTTGAACGTTGGGAGAGGGCTCGCGTTGAGCGTTAATCTTTAAGAAAGAGATGCAGGTGCGCTTGGGTCGTACGCAAGATGGCATCTTGGCAACCTGCTGAGTAGCACCGGAGCAAAGAGCTCGCGAACTTAGCCGAATTGGTGGTCACACGACAGCTGGCACACCCAGAATGATTCTGAACTGAGCTTGCAGATGGCACCATTTCTGCTTAAATGCCAAACAGATCTCTAAATAAAAATGAGTAACATGAATTAGAAGAGTGTGTATTTATTCTAATTAAAAGCATGATCCCTTCAGAGAAAATCCCACTTGATTCATTGCAagttactccctggtaagtgtgaacaggactgcagccttggaGCCGGATTCTACATCTATTTAGTCACAAATACGTCTCCGCCGTGTTCCATGGGGCTTACACCTAAGTGCACAAAGGTGTAATAAAGGGCAGTGTCTTCTTAAGCGTTTTGattaaataaatcctttcctttccccttaacAGTTCCAGAAGGGAATGTCTGTATTTTGAAGTCCAAATATATTTAACTCCAGGCCCACAATACAACACATCCCCTTTCCTATGTATGGATTTAATCTCAGTAGTATTACAACCAGAATGTTTTGGTAGATTGTTTCGGAGTTTTCAATCAACTGACAATGTACGAACGCCGATAGAATCTGTCAGTACCCTATACCCGTCACCAACtgggaaaaaaagttttttttctgaTTAAAGTGCCTCCTATTATCTTCATTTGTAAAAGGACTTTTCTTTTAAGATGCGCCATCCAATTTCCGGTAATATACGTATCGGTTGactgaaacaaataaatacagaTGTACAAAAACATTCTGGTTAGCCTCTATCATTGCAACAAAATACTTCACAATATATTATATACCTACATTTATAATACATGCACCAACATGTCTCACGTGACAGACAACAGACGTTTTCCTGAACTGCAGGAAAAAGAAGTGTTTCAAAGATTTTGGTCCAATCCGTAAGAAGGATCTCAAAAGAGTTAGCCCGCCCCTTGCCCCAATAAACCAACTGCAAACAGAAATCTTTTGGACTGATTGTGAACCGAAATCGGCGCCCATAGCTTCTGTtagcatgtgtgtgcgtgtgtgtatatatatatatatatatatatatatatataaacacacacacagctattaAGACAAGGAGCTTCGCAAGTGTATCAGACATGTCATTTGTAGAGTTCACTGGCAGCCACTTACTATCACCAGTCTCGAGAGAGTTTGGTGTTTTGATCCCTCTTGGGAGGCGCCGGTGGTGGACCCCTCCGTAACGTTGCATAGCCAGATATGTGGCTGCCTCCAAAATTGCTGCTCTTCTGTTTCTCTGTGAGAAGTTCCGGCGGAGGCGGGGGCAAAGCCATGTCATCCATGGTGGCCGTCGGCTCTGCCCTGGATATCCGGGCGGAGGAGAGGGAGCCGTGCCGCGTGATGGACTTGCGCTGCAGAGTCCTGTTCAGGTCGGCCAGGAACCCGGGCTGAACGCTAAGGCCAGACTTAGGTGAGGTGGGCACTTGCGGAGCCGCAGCCACTTGCGGAGCCGCGGCCACCTGCAGAGCCATGGCAGCCTGCGCTTCCGCCATTTCCGCCTGCGTGAGCCGGGTGCTGTCGTTGCGCTTGGGGCGGGTGGGAGGAGGAGCTTTCTTCCCCGACTGCTTGGACCACGGGGGCTGGGGCTGAGGGTTGACGACGGCCACTTTGGGAGAGATGTTGCCTGAAAACACGGCGGGAATCTCTATGGGTGGCAGGGGGAGATCAATTTCAGGCGGTGGAGGGGGGAAGTCTGAATCCGATGGAGGGGAAGGAAACTCTTCCACAGTACCCTTCCCAGGCGCTCCTGTGGCAGGTGCCTTTGCGGAAATTCCCGCTTGCTGAAGTACGATAGGCAGATTGAGCTTTCCTGGCTTTGGCGGAGCTGCAGGGGGAAGCGGAGTCTCCTTCACAGGAGATCCCAAAGGCTCTGGTGGAGGTGCAAATTTGCTGACCAGGCTATCCACGGACGGTCTCTTTGATTCGTGGTACTCTGCTGAGCTGTTGGATTTTATGCTGGAGTTCCGCTGGGGAGTCGGTGGCGGCTTCTTTCCTCCCGGGCTGGACGTCTTAGTAGACTTCTTCACCGGGGAACCCCCTGCCATGTCTGGTGTAGGAGACACCACTGCTGGAGCAGGGGAGGGCGGAGGAGGAAAGGCTAGGGTACTTTCAGGTGGCGGCGGAGGAAATTCGGGAGACGGGACGGCGGTGGGCTGCCATTTTGGCTTGGCTTTGACTGCCGGAGGAGACTGCGGCGGCATGTTCAGTGGGGTAGGCTTTAAAGGCTGAGACTCTGAAGCCGGCATGGGAGGCGGAGGGAAGTGGCTGGCTATTTGCTTTACCACCGACGGCACGGGGGACTGCGGCGAGGGGGGAAGTTTGCTGGAGTAGCTCTGCTGCTTGGGcaaagtgggtggggggagagggccTAGCGGGACAGGAGAGAGGGGGACTTGCGGAGTCGCGAAGCCCGGCTGCTTCTTCATTGCTGAAGGAACCAGGGCCGGGGCAGGCGGTGTGGGTTGCGCCGCAACAGGCGAGGCGGCTTTTGAGCTGCTCTGTGTAGGCAGAGTCATGGCAGGTTTAGGAGGGGCTTGGGGAGGCGGCGGTGCAGGCataggcggaggaggaggaggcgtggcaggggctgcagccggcGCTGGAGGAATATTCTGATGAATCTGGTGGATtttgagaggagggggaggagggggtggcggcGTGAACTGTGGCACTGACGAGATGGAGGGCACAGGCTTCATGAGCTGTGCCATAGCTGAGCCGGGGGTAGGGGGAGGTGGCGGGGGCGGTGGTGGAGGGACCACACCATTAGGGGGCACTGGGATCTGGGGTTTTGCCGGTGGCAGGATTGGTGGGGGTTGCTGCATCATATGGGGGGGCTTGAAGAGAAGGCCTCCATGCTGAGAGGCATTCTGCAGCCTTGCTATCGTGCTGTACTTCACAAACACGGTGGCTGAGCCACCTCCTGATGACATGGACTGGCTGGGGAGGGGTGGCGGAGGAGGGGGTGGCGGGGGCGGAGGGGGTggcggaggagggggagggggcggaaGGGGAGGCGATGGCTGTGAAGCTGAATATAGGGGGGCCGCTTTGGCCTGCGGAGACAAAGCTGGTGGGACTGAAGTAAAGGGTCGACTTATTGAGTCCATTCTAGCCTAAAAgggaaaaccaaaaaaccaaaaacaaaataaaattcaaacatACATGAAAAGAGAAACGATTGTGaaagtgcctgctaaaaacttaACTACTACGAATTACAAAAGGTTGAATAAAGTGTCATATAACTGAGTGAGAAGGTTGGGTTGGTACTACGTGCAGAGGCACCTGCACAAAGTTCGCAATTGCACTAGGGAAGACAAaatctcccattgtttttttagaGCAGAATCCCTCACAACTGCCTAAGGTGGAAATATAATATGGCCAAATTTGATGGGAGGGGAATGCAAGTGACCAAGCACTGATAATCAATACACAGAGTGAAAACCATCACGTCTAACTATATCACAGTATAGGAAGGAAAGTCAAGGCATGCAGGGATTATTgcactggggtggggaaggaagaggtCAAACAGAAGGCACCAAGAGTTCTGGTCAAGTTATTCAGGCGATTTCCTTTGTGACATCTGTTAATAGGTAATGGACCACCAAATGAACAATCCTATATTTTATGACCATTTCTCCATATTATGTAATTATTAAAGGGAAGCGTTGTGAAACGATGGTTTCCTGCAATTTAGAGCTATGCATACCATTGCAAAAGAGTACTTATCTGAAATTCAGCAAGCTATAGAACTCTTTTAAGATTCTTCGTTCTGGGAAGAATTTCCCAGCAATCTATGCTAAACCAGAACCATGACAGATTATTAattaattggggtgggtggggggtgcatGACATTGTCACATTAGGGCACTAAAGGCTCAGGCACTTGTGGACTAATCAGTGTGTTTAAATATTAGATATCTCTTGGAAAAAAGTTAGTCTGCATGATTTTGGTTGCATCATTCACTCAGGTTAATAGGTCAAACAAGGCCCCTGACCTTAACTCTACCCCTGCTTAAGTCATCACTGCAGTGGAGCTCTGAGCTGTTCCGGGTTTTGCATTTGCCACATGAGACTGCGAGgcaacaggaaaacaaaacaaaacatagcatAAAACATAGGGGACCAAGCTGCGATATGAAGCAACTGTTACCATAATGGTATACTCCCAGAATGTATGAAGCTTGGCTGTTTCACATTTAATGGGAGAATTCTGGCTGCTTCCTTACGTAGGAATCATGGCTTGCAAGCAAGGCCAATGTTACGCAATGGCAAAATTCAAATCCTATCACGGTAATATAGTATTGTCTGTTGTATTATACTCACACTAATTTTGCTGGACTCTTCCAGTTGGGTACCccgtttccaggcctctgagaaGATGGAGCTAACAATACTTTGAGAACGGACATGTCCTGTTTGGGTATCTGAAACTCCGCTATCTGATTGGTTAGAATGATTGGATTGAGATTCTGTGGAAAGAAGAGCAGAACACACATTGGGCATTGATGtgcaaaacccacaaaaaaccccacagaaacTGAAGTTTATTTGTGTGAATCACTCTTACATGTATAATCCTCGACTCCATGTGTGAGCTGGAAGATACTCAATGGAATCGAACACTTTCTCTGTTCATTTAACAACTGAAAACAGTGCATAGGACCGAACGAAAAGCCTGTTTCATCTTGATGCTCTGGCAACAAGTCCCACAAACACTGTCTCAATGTAATTATTCTTTAGTTCACGGTctttacattttaaaaggtgTATGTTTCTGAATTAAATGGTCGGTCTCATTTTCATGTCATCCAAGGGGTGGTTTTACAGTGAATCGAAACGTCTGAAAACATTTTATAGAAATGGAATGGTACTGAGGCTTACCTGGCAAACTAGATGAACTGGATCCAGACTTGATACTAGAACTGGAAAGGGATGTCCAGTCATATGCCGATTCTGTCCTTTTCAGGGCTTCTTGATAGTTTACGTACAATTGTTTCCCATACTGAACAAAACAGAACAGGGAATGTGACCACTCTGCATGATTCAAGTCCCAAGCTTATCAGCCCCATCCCTTTCATTTCTGACTTGTGGGCTTGCTCCTGACAAAACCTACACTATAAGATTAGCTGACATTTTGTTGGGTGCCTGCTGGAGTCTATGTTTCTTATTACCAATCTGCACAGAAAGCTAAAAACAGCTGCTCGCCTGATGGAATAACAACTATCTGGAAAGTGCCATGGGTTGAAATTGGTAGTTCTAGCCAATAACTCTTCTAGCACACCGAGTTACAATTCTCCAGACGACTACAAAGCTTTGCATACGAGAGTATATTGAAAAATCAAGAAGGCACAGGTGCCACCCCAAGCACTAAGTTCCATATGGCATGGAATCTTAGGAAGAGGGTTACTTGTCAAAGGAGGCATAACAATGTTAAAGAGGCTGGAAACGCTTCAACGTGAAAGTAAATGGTCACAGAATGCAGACTGAGTGATACCCAACTaggtcatactcaagagtagacccgcTTAAGTACAGTGATTTCAAATCTAAGGGGGACTAAAGCTGGGCATCACCTATTAATTTGGACATACTTTTGATTTAATGTCTTATACCAGCCTGGAAATGCATATGCAGAGTAAATAAGAAATGGAGAACTTTAAATTGTTACAACAATCCATTTTTATATAATCATATACTTTGTTATATGCTAGTAACAATTTTAAAGAATatatttaaatctgatttttataACCCCTGCCCTTAAAAAGTGTCTATGTTTGGACATTAGCAACACCATTCTGTGTTTATACTTTCCAACTCTTATGGTATGACAGctcctgggagaggaggagagaagtaGAACATACCTTTGCGATACGGAGGCCATTTACCCACTGATGTAGGGTTCTGATATCATCGCAACACAAATATTTAATATACTGCGATTTCTTCTGAATCTGAGGGTGCTGCAAGATAAACATTTGGCACAATCAGGGtgaactgaattttaaaataaaaaccttacGGCACCAGCAATAAGAATACTCCTAGGGAAGCCGAACAGTCACATTCAAAGATTTTGTAGTTGCGATAGCAAAAAGTGAGGAATACATCCTTTGAATGCTAGGGTTCATATTTCTTTACTGAAGCTGTTGACAGAAACTGCTGCAAAATATGATTAAGAACTTGTTGCCTTCTCTCATGGGCAAATGAAAACAGGATCTGTATATTCAAACTGATGGAGAGTGTGTCAAATCAACACTGGCTGATACAAAATATGCCTTTTTTTGCGTTTCATGGAGAAATGGGCAACACGCAGCACACAAAATACAAGAAGCATGCCAACAAGTACTCTGTGGCCTTTTCCCCTTCACCTTTTCATTTCTCATATTGACAAGCTACTATTCAACACTTACTTTAAGTACTAAACAATAGTCTGTAGGGGCTTTATACTTATTTCGATAGTCTTGGCCGTAGTAAACATTTACATGGTCCAGCTGAAGAAAGCATACAAGATCCCGAGAGACCTATAAAGAAACACATATGGTCATGAACGTAGAAACCCTCAAATCATTTCACCGTAACGCTTTCAAAGTTACCTCCTGTGTAACTTTCAGGTTAATGTAAACACAAGGAACTAATCTTAGTGGGCAActagaataaaataaattaaccCAAGACAGGAATAAAAACATTAGTATTTCAAATTAGATTAAAATGCCAGTGTTTCCAAAGTAAAAAACAATGCCTTTgtgacgtacagtggtacctcggtttatgaacacaattggttccggaagtctgttcataaactgaagtgttcataaactgaagcgaactttcccattgaaagtaatggaaagtggattaatctgttccagacagtccacggagtacttaaactgaagcgttcataaactgaagcaaactttcccattgaaagtaatggaaagtggattaatccgttccagacgggtccgcggagtactcaacctgaagcgtacttaacccgaagcatgggtgtaattggttccagaagtctgttccagatgggtctgcggcgttcataaactgaaaattcgtaaaccgatgtgttcataaaccgaggtcccactgtacactAAGTCACTATTGACAATTTTaagcacataaaaaaaaaatcaactgtgATATGCTAATGGAACCAAACAGGAAATTAAGAAAAGCATGAGTGTTAAAATATTACCA
The nucleotide sequence above comes from Zootoca vivipara chromosome 1, rZooViv1.1, whole genome shotgun sequence. Encoded proteins:
- the RAPH1 gene encoding ras-associated and pleckstrin homology domains-containing protein 1 isoform X2, with the translated sequence MEQLSDEELDHGAEEDSDKEDQDLDKMFGAWLGELDKLTQSLDTDKPMEPVKRSPLRQETNIANFSYRFSMYNLNEALNQGETVDLDALMADLCSIEQELSSIGSQSANSMSMKRFATEGKMAQKPSGGGRLAAKHSSMKGVSTLPSSRVTKPSHAIFSLDDITAQLEKASLSMDEAAQQPIMEDSKPIVATQHRRTASAGTVSDAEVRSISNSSRSSITSAASSMDSLDIDKVTRPQELDLTQQGQPVSEHIVSVEHSSKQARRRIDFSEEEAELAPEEQAAKLKAEKIRVALEKIKEAQVKKLVIRVHMSDDSSKTMMVDERQTVRQVLDNLMDKSHCGFSLDWSLVETISELQMERIFEDHENLVENLLNWTRDSQNKLMFVERIEKYALFKNPQNYLLGKRETSEMADRNKEVLLEECFCGSSVTVPEIEGVLWLKDDGKKSWKKRYFLLRASGIYYVPKGKAKVSRDLVCFLQLDHVNVYYGQDYRNKYKAPTDYCLVLKHPQIQKKSQYIKYLCCDDIRTLHQWVNGLRIAKYGKQLYVNYQEALKRTESAYDWTSLSSSSIKSGSSSSSLPESQSNHSNQSDSGVSDTQTGHVRSQSIVSSIFSEAWKRGTQLEESSKISARMDSISRPFTSVPPALSPQAKAAPLYSASQPSPPLPPPPPPPPPPPPPPPPPPPPLPSQSMSSGGGSATVFVKYSTIARLQNASQHGGLLFKPPHMMQQPPPILPPAKPQIPVPPNGVVPPPPPPPPPPTPGSAMAQLMKPVPSISSVPQFTPPPPPPPPLKIHQIHQNIPPAPAAAPATPPPPPPMPAPPPPQAPPKPAMTLPTQSSSKAASPVAAQPTPPAPALVPSAMKKQPGFATPQVPLSPVPLGPLPPPTLPKQQSYSSKLPPSPQSPVPSVVKQIASHFPPPPMPASESQPLKPTPLNMPPQSPPAVKAKPKWQPTAVPSPEFPPPPPESTLAFPPPPSPAPAVVSPTPDMAGGSPVKKSTKTSSPGGKKPPPTPQRNSSIKSNSSAEYHESKRPSVDSLVSKFAPPPEPLGSPVKETPLPPAAPPKPGKLNLPIVLQQAGISAKAPATGAPGKGTVEEFPSPPSDSDFPPPPPEIDLPLPPIEIPAVFSGNISPKVAVVNPQPQPPWSKQSGKKAPPPTRPKRNDSTRLTQAEMAEAQAAMALQVAAAPQVAAAPQVPTSPKSGLSVQPGFLADLNRTLQRKSITRHGSLSSARISRAEPTATMDDMALPPPPPELLTEKQKSSNFGGSHISGYATLRRGPPPAPPKRDQNTKLSRDW